The Achromobacter deleyi genome has a window encoding:
- a CDS encoding CaiB/BaiF CoA transferase family protein has product MSKPLEGVRVLDLSHVIAGPLTSFYLAQLGAEVIKVEPPLAGEVLRSMKNGVDTDTPTGFAAVNAGKQSLALDIRTPQGAELLRTLAASADVFIENFRPGVVARYGLDYASIQAVRPDIVYCSISGFGQQGDWSQRGAYDHVVQAMTGMMMMSGEGDEAPPLKVGFPVIDVAVGMLGALSIVSSLHRRSRDGAGQYIDASMIQASLMLMYPNTCAYLTDGTPTRRVGNRGYTGSPAADTYRCEDGWLAVAANTPEQFRKLAAAIGIEELCSDARALDLAAFNLPNGFVVPNDRAYVVERLQTAFATRSAARLEELLSHAGVPAAKVRKLEEFLQEVDATGCVNLPDHRFHQGGRELRTHGIGFAFDQDGGPTPSGAPALGQGGHAVLAGAGLDDEAIAELERAGIIRTQAGAAMPTTP; this is encoded by the coding sequence ATGTCAAAGCCACTCGAAGGCGTACGCGTGCTGGATCTGTCGCACGTGATCGCTGGCCCTCTTACTTCGTTCTATCTGGCGCAACTGGGCGCTGAAGTCATCAAGGTGGAACCCCCCCTGGCAGGCGAGGTCCTGCGCTCGATGAAGAACGGGGTGGACACCGACACGCCCACCGGATTCGCGGCAGTCAACGCGGGCAAGCAATCATTGGCGCTGGATATCAGGACACCGCAAGGCGCCGAATTGCTTCGCACCCTGGCCGCCTCCGCCGATGTCTTCATCGAAAACTTCCGGCCTGGCGTGGTCGCCCGGTACGGGCTCGATTACGCGTCGATCCAGGCAGTCAGGCCGGACATCGTGTATTGCTCCATCTCGGGTTTCGGCCAGCAGGGCGATTGGTCGCAGCGCGGCGCCTATGACCATGTGGTCCAGGCCATGACCGGCATGATGATGATGTCGGGTGAAGGAGACGAGGCGCCTCCGCTCAAGGTGGGTTTCCCCGTGATCGACGTGGCGGTCGGCATGCTGGGCGCCCTGTCCATCGTCTCGTCGCTGCACCGCAGGTCCCGTGACGGCGCCGGCCAGTACATCGATGCGTCCATGATCCAGGCCTCCCTGATGCTGATGTATCCCAATACCTGCGCTTACCTGACCGACGGCACGCCGACGCGGCGCGTCGGCAATCGTGGCTACACCGGCAGCCCCGCGGCCGACACGTACCGCTGTGAGGACGGTTGGCTGGCGGTTGCGGCGAACACGCCGGAACAGTTCCGCAAGCTGGCTGCCGCCATCGGGATCGAGGAATTGTGCAGCGATGCCCGGGCGCTGGATCTGGCCGCGTTCAACCTTCCCAACGGCTTCGTGGTGCCGAACGACCGGGCCTACGTCGTGGAGCGGCTGCAGACGGCGTTCGCGACTCGCAGCGCGGCCCGGCTCGAGGAACTGCTGAGCCATGCCGGGGTCCCCGCGGCCAAGGTCAGGAAGCTGGAAGAATTTCTTCAGGAGGTTGACGCCACTGGCTGCGTGAACCTGCCCGACCACCGTTTCCACCAGGGCGGGCGCGAGCTGCGGACCCATGGCATCGGCTTCGCTTTCGATCAGGACGGCGGGCCCACCCCGTCCGGCGCGCCTGCTCTAGGCCAGGGCGGTCACGCCGTGCTGGCCGGTGCGGGCCTGGATGACGAGGCCATTGCCGAACTTGAGCGGGCCGGGATCATCCGGACGCAGGCCGGGGCGGCCATGCCCACGACACCCTGA
- a CDS encoding Bug family tripartite tricarboxylate transporter substrate binding protein: protein MQRRTFFLGSLGASLMFRSVAKAAETYPSRAVRIVVPYAAGGGPDIMVRQFGPRLSLTMGQPIVVENKVGAGGVLAAQYVAQAAADGYTVLLGSNSHLIQKALQPSLMFDPEHDFLPVTVIGTSPSVLVVSANSPYRSVQDLVAALRARPGKLNYASGGIGSAAHLGGATFATLLKADAMHVPFKGSVEIPISLVRGDTDFAFAIAGTAIPQVKSGRLRALAVTSRAPMAELPDVPTLHDVLHSDLAIQEFWFGLWLPRNSRAEVVDKLYGATTAALKDAAVKNEFEAAGIRVIQSDTPQAAAAFVRDESRKWAEIIKLTGISAG, encoded by the coding sequence ATGCAACGCCGCACCTTCTTCCTGGGCTCCCTGGGCGCCAGTCTTATGTTCCGATCCGTCGCGAAGGCTGCTGAAACCTATCCTTCGAGGGCCGTCCGCATCGTCGTTCCCTATGCCGCAGGCGGAGGACCCGACATCATGGTGCGGCAGTTTGGTCCCAGGCTCAGCCTGACGATGGGGCAGCCCATCGTGGTGGAAAACAAAGTGGGAGCGGGAGGCGTGCTGGCTGCCCAGTATGTCGCCCAGGCCGCGGCCGACGGCTATACCGTGCTGCTGGGTTCGAACTCGCACCTGATCCAGAAAGCGTTGCAGCCGAGTCTGATGTTTGATCCGGAACATGACTTCCTGCCGGTCACCGTCATCGGGACCTCCCCCAGCGTGCTGGTCGTATCGGCCAATTCCCCCTATCGCAGCGTGCAGGACCTCGTTGCCGCCTTGCGGGCGCGGCCCGGGAAGTTGAATTACGCGTCCGGCGGCATCGGTTCCGCGGCGCACCTTGGGGGCGCCACTTTCGCGACGCTGCTGAAGGCCGATGCGATGCACGTCCCGTTCAAGGGCTCGGTGGAAATCCCGATTTCGCTGGTGCGCGGAGATACGGATTTCGCCTTCGCCATCGCGGGCACCGCCATTCCGCAGGTCAAAAGCGGAAGGCTGCGAGCCCTGGCCGTGACCAGCCGCGCTCCCATGGCGGAGCTCCCGGACGTCCCCACGCTGCACGACGTGCTGCACAGCGACCTGGCGATCCAGGAGTTCTGGTTCGGCTTGTGGCTGCCTCGGAATTCGCGTGCGGAGGTGGTCGACAAGCTCTACGGGGCAACGACGGCGGCGCTCAAGGATGCCGCCGTCAAGAACGAGTTCGAGGCCGCCGGGATCCGCGTGATCCAGAGCGACACTCCCCAGGCCGCCGCGGCATTCGTGCGCGACGAATCCCGCAAATGGGCGGAAATCATAAAACTCACCGGCATCTCCGCCGGCTGA
- a CDS encoding LysR family transcriptional regulator: MIEPDHLVAKLRFRHLRLLQVLQTSGSLRAASQALNLTQPALSKALSEIENAFGFALFLRTARGLTPTAQGEVVLRGASLLLEELTHLRSDALTADRFTARIRIGAPPFVAQTYLCGVIEKLVNHATPIRVQLVEERVPALIRALQQGEIDALITTFPLQMLESGAGAFQYVRLFEVQFAVVAPAKHPLVRARRVDWTRLSQERWVMPAEGSMGRKLIEDCFTHAGLPAPLPVIESTSPTTSVQFIAAGLGIGIVPDLNLLRRSPLMANSVRQIRVQPAPPSSAVALIFRKGAIHPRVALLQEALVGMFGSGA, translated from the coding sequence TTGATCGAACCCGACCATCTGGTGGCCAAACTACGCTTTCGCCATCTGCGCCTGCTGCAGGTACTGCAAACCTCGGGCAGCCTTCGGGCAGCAAGCCAGGCGCTCAACCTGACGCAACCGGCCTTGAGCAAAGCGCTGTCCGAAATCGAGAACGCATTTGGCTTTGCGCTGTTCCTGCGCACGGCGCGCGGGTTGACGCCAACCGCGCAGGGGGAAGTGGTGCTTCGCGGCGCAAGCTTGCTGCTGGAAGAGCTCACCCACCTCCGCTCCGACGCCCTGACCGCCGATCGCTTTACGGCCAGGATCCGGATAGGCGCGCCCCCCTTCGTGGCGCAAACGTATTTGTGCGGCGTGATCGAAAAACTGGTGAACCACGCAACGCCAATACGGGTGCAGCTCGTGGAAGAACGGGTCCCTGCCCTGATCCGCGCACTCCAGCAGGGGGAGATCGACGCGCTGATCACCACCTTCCCTCTGCAGATGCTGGAATCCGGCGCGGGTGCGTTTCAATACGTCAGGCTGTTCGAGGTGCAATTCGCGGTGGTCGCGCCGGCGAAACACCCGCTGGTTCGTGCGCGACGCGTGGACTGGACCCGTTTGTCGCAAGAACGATGGGTGATGCCGGCTGAAGGATCGATGGGGCGCAAGCTTATCGAGGACTGTTTCACGCATGCGGGGCTCCCTGCCCCGCTGCCCGTGATCGAATCGACGAGCCCGACCACCAGCGTCCAGTTCATTGCCGCCGGCCTGGGCATCGGCATCGTCCCAGACCTGAACCTGCTTCGCCGCAGTCCCCTGATGGCGAATTCGGTCAGGCAGATACGGGTGCAGCCTGCTCCGCCTTCGAGCGCGGTGGCGCTGATTTTCCGGAAAGGAGCGATCCACCCCCGCGTTGCCTTGTTGCAGGAAGCGTTGGTCGGGATGTTTGGCAGCGGCGCCTGA
- a CDS encoding LysE family translocator: MPDLTHLLTFALVALGMVLTPGPNMIYLVSRSISQGPQAGLISLGGVAVGFIFYVACAAFGITALLMAVPYAYDALRVGGALYLLYMAWQAVRPGGRSPFQVRDLPKSSPRQLFTMGLVTNLLNPKIAVMYVSLLPQFIQPDHGSVFTQSLALGMTQVVISLSVNALIAIMAGSIAGFLAGRPLWMVLQRWLMGTVLAGLAVRMLVDTRR, translated from the coding sequence ATGCCCGACCTGACTCATCTGCTGACGTTCGCCCTGGTTGCGCTGGGCATGGTGCTCACGCCCGGGCCCAACATGATCTACCTGGTGTCGCGTTCCATCTCGCAAGGCCCGCAGGCCGGCCTGATTTCCCTGGGCGGGGTGGCGGTCGGATTCATTTTCTATGTGGCATGCGCGGCGTTCGGCATCACGGCGCTGCTCATGGCCGTGCCTTACGCCTATGACGCTTTACGCGTGGGCGGGGCCCTCTACCTGCTGTACATGGCATGGCAGGCGGTCCGCCCCGGCGGCCGGTCCCCGTTCCAGGTGCGCGACCTGCCCAAAAGCAGCCCGCGCCAGCTGTTCACGATGGGGCTGGTCACCAACCTGCTGAATCCCAAGATCGCCGTCATGTATGTCTCGCTGCTGCCGCAGTTCATCCAGCCCGACCACGGTAGCGTGTTCACGCAGTCGCTGGCCCTGGGCATGACGCAGGTGGTGATCAGCCTGTCGGTGAACGCCCTCATCGCCATCATGGCCGGCTCGATCGCCGGCTTCCTGGCGGGCCGCCCGCTGTGGATGGTGTTGCAGCGCTGGCTGATGGGCACGGTCCTGGCCGGCCTGGCCGTGCGCATGCTCGTGGACACCCGCCGCTGA
- a CDS encoding DUF72 domain-containing protein produces MPQRHPSPGNRPAAIRVGIGGWTYAPWRGAFYPEGLAHARELEYASRQLTAIEINGTYYSTQKPATFAKWRDETPEDFVFTLKASRYATNRRELAGAKDSIDRFLHSGIAELGPKLGPIVWQFAPTKVFSPEDFGAFLALLPDKLDGLPLRHALDVRHPSFACDEYVGLARRHRAATVFTDSEDYPSIADRTADFVYARLMRASTAFKAGYAPKALDAWADRLRAWSRGGDPADLPRVGQRAPAAAPQPQDVYAYFINGAKERAPAAARAMIERL; encoded by the coding sequence ATGCCGCAACGCCATCCGTCCCCTGGGAACAGGCCCGCCGCCATCCGGGTCGGCATCGGAGGCTGGACCTACGCGCCCTGGCGCGGCGCCTTCTACCCCGAGGGGCTGGCCCACGCGCGCGAACTGGAATACGCCAGCCGCCAGCTGACCGCCATCGAGATCAACGGCACCTACTACAGCACCCAGAAACCCGCCACCTTCGCCAAGTGGCGGGACGAAACCCCCGAGGATTTCGTGTTTACGCTGAAGGCCTCGCGCTATGCCACCAACCGCCGCGAACTGGCGGGCGCCAAGGACTCGATCGACCGCTTCCTGCACAGCGGCATCGCGGAACTGGGCCCCAAGCTCGGCCCCATCGTCTGGCAGTTCGCGCCCACCAAGGTATTCAGCCCGGAAGACTTCGGCGCCTTCCTGGCGCTCCTGCCGGACAAGCTGGACGGCCTGCCGTTGCGGCATGCGCTCGATGTGCGCCATCCCAGTTTCGCTTGCGACGAATATGTCGGGCTGGCTCGCCGCCATCGCGCCGCGACCGTCTTTACCGACAGCGAAGACTACCCGTCGATTGCCGACCGGACCGCCGATTTCGTCTATGCGCGCCTGATGCGCGCCAGCACCGCCTTCAAGGCGGGCTATGCGCCCAAGGCGCTGGATGCCTGGGCCGACCGCCTGCGTGCCTGGTCGCGCGGCGGCGACCCCGCCGACCTGCCCCGCGTGGGACAACGGGCGCCCGCCGCCGCGCCGCAGCCGCAAGACGTCTATGCGTACTTCATCAACGGAGCGAAAGAGCGCGCGCCGGCAGCGGCGCGCGCCATGATCGAACGCCTGTAG
- the gorA gene encoding glutathione-disulfide reductase gives MAFDFDLFVIGAGSGGVRAARFAAGFGARVAVAESRYLGGTCVNVGCVPKKLLVYGAHYSEDFEQAHGFGWTAGQPKFDWPTLIANKNREIERLNGIYRNLLVNSGVTLLEGHARIVDPHTVEINGKTHTAANILVATGGWPQVPDIPGKEHAITSNEAFFLKALPRRVLVVGGGYIAVEFASIFNGMGAQTVQSYRGPLFLRGFDQGVREHLRDELVKKGIDLRFNTEVTRIDKRADGTLAATLKDGSVIETDCVFYATGRRPMLDNLGLENTAVKLKKDGFIEVDDEYRTAEPSILALGDVIGRVPLTPVALAEGMAVARRLFRPEEYRKVDYKLIPTAVFSLPNIGTVGMTTEEAREAGHEVKLFESRFRPMKLTLTESQEKTLMKLVVDAKTDRVLGVHMVGPDAGEIVQGIAVALKAGATKQVFDDTIGIHPTAAEEFVTLRTPVAQ, from the coding sequence ATGGCATTCGATTTTGATCTGTTTGTGATCGGCGCGGGCTCTGGCGGCGTGCGCGCGGCTCGCTTCGCGGCCGGCTTTGGCGCGCGCGTGGCGGTGGCGGAAAGCCGCTACCTGGGCGGCACCTGCGTCAACGTGGGCTGCGTGCCCAAGAAGCTGCTGGTCTACGGCGCCCACTACAGCGAGGACTTCGAGCAGGCGCATGGTTTCGGCTGGACCGCCGGGCAGCCGAAGTTCGACTGGCCCACGCTGATCGCCAACAAGAATCGCGAGATCGAGCGCCTTAACGGCATCTACCGCAACCTGCTGGTCAATAGCGGCGTGACGCTGCTGGAAGGCCATGCCCGCATCGTCGACCCGCACACGGTCGAGATCAACGGCAAGACCCACACCGCCGCCAACATCCTGGTGGCGACGGGTGGCTGGCCCCAGGTGCCGGACATCCCGGGCAAGGAACATGCCATCACCTCCAACGAGGCCTTCTTCCTGAAGGCCCTGCCGCGCCGCGTGCTGGTGGTGGGCGGCGGCTACATCGCCGTGGAATTCGCGTCCATTTTCAATGGCATGGGCGCGCAGACCGTCCAGTCCTATCGCGGTCCGCTGTTCCTGCGCGGCTTTGACCAGGGCGTGCGCGAGCACCTGCGCGACGAGCTCGTGAAAAAGGGCATAGACCTGCGGTTCAACACCGAAGTCACGCGCATCGACAAGCGCGCGGACGGCACGCTGGCCGCTACCCTGAAGGACGGCTCCGTCATCGAGACCGACTGCGTGTTCTACGCCACCGGCCGCCGTCCGATGCTGGACAACCTGGGACTCGAGAACACCGCGGTCAAGCTGAAGAAAGACGGCTTCATCGAGGTGGACGACGAATACCGCACGGCCGAACCGTCCATCCTGGCCCTGGGTGACGTGATCGGCCGCGTGCCCTTGACGCCCGTGGCGCTGGCCGAAGGCATGGCGGTGGCGCGCCGCCTGTTCCGCCCCGAGGAATACCGCAAGGTGGACTACAAGCTGATTCCCACCGCGGTGTTCAGCCTGCCGAACATCGGCACCGTGGGCATGACGACCGAAGAGGCGCGCGAGGCCGGCCACGAGGTCAAGCTGTTCGAAAGCCGCTTCCGGCCCATGAAGCTGACGCTGACCGAATCGCAGGAAAAAACCCTGATGAAGCTGGTCGTCGACGCCAAGACCGACCGCGTGCTGGGTGTGCATATGGTCGGTCCGGACGCGGGCGAGATCGTGCAGGGCATCGCGGTGGCGCTGAAGGCCGGCGCGACCAAGCAGGTATTCGACGACACCATCGGCATCCACCCGACGGCCGCCGAAGAGTTCGTGACCTTGCGCACTCCGGTCGCGCAGTAA
- a CDS encoding LysE family translocator yields the protein MSLETWLAFLGASALLVMLPGPTILTVISYSITHGKSARLPLVLAVALGDSTALVLSLLGLGALLAASAFWFTVVKTVGGLYLLYLGYKLLRAGVSPAVMPATAAVGSRWRLFANTYLVTALNPKGMIFFVAFLPQFIDPAGDVTRQLWMLSATFVACAGINAAAYAVFAGSARRMLASPRAQRGFNLGGGAMLSAAGIWAMLARRV from the coding sequence ATGTCGCTTGAAACCTGGCTGGCCTTCCTGGGCGCCTCGGCCTTGCTCGTGATGCTGCCCGGCCCCACCATTCTTACCGTCATCAGCTATTCCATCACGCACGGCAAAAGCGCCCGCCTGCCGCTGGTGCTGGCCGTGGCGCTGGGGGATTCCACCGCCCTGGTGCTGTCGCTGCTGGGACTGGGCGCGCTGCTCGCGGCGTCGGCCTTCTGGTTCACGGTCGTCAAGACCGTGGGCGGCCTGTACCTGCTGTACCTGGGCTACAAGCTGCTGCGCGCCGGCGTGTCCCCGGCCGTGATGCCCGCCACGGCCGCCGTCGGCTCGCGCTGGAGACTGTTCGCCAATACGTATCTGGTGACCGCGCTGAACCCCAAGGGCATGATCTTCTTTGTGGCCTTCCTGCCGCAATTCATCGACCCGGCGGGCGACGTGACGCGGCAGCTATGGATGCTGTCGGCCACCTTCGTCGCCTGCGCCGGCATCAACGCCGCCGCCTACGCGGTATTCGCGGGTTCGGCCCGGCGCATGCTGGCATCGCCCCGGGCGCAACGCGGCTTCAACCTGGGCGGCGGCGCCATGCTGTCCGCCGCCGGGATCTGGGCCATGCTGGCGCGCCGGGTCTAG
- a CDS encoding c-type cytochrome, which produces MLNIARIAFAAALASLPVQQATADTLASVNPAGEKLYKSACVVCHASGVANAPKLGDKQAWSPFLAQGADALMVTVLKGKGAMPPRGGSAADEATLRAAVEYMMAAAR; this is translated from the coding sequence ATGCTCAACATTGCCCGAATCGCATTTGCCGCCGCCCTGGCCAGCCTGCCTGTCCAGCAGGCCACGGCGGACACCCTGGCCTCCGTCAATCCCGCCGGGGAAAAACTCTATAAATCGGCCTGTGTCGTGTGCCATGCCAGCGGCGTGGCCAACGCGCCCAAGCTGGGCGACAAGCAGGCCTGGTCGCCGTTTCTTGCGCAGGGCGCGGATGCGCTGATGGTCACCGTGCTGAAAGGCAAGGGCGCCATGCCTCCTCGCGGCGGCTCGGCGGCGGACGAGGCCACGCTGCGCGCCGCGGTGGAATACATGATGGCCGCGGCCAGGTAG
- the nirK gene encoding copper-containing nitrite reductase encodes MNALRPTLLAAALVFTMAGGLASAQNADKLPRAKVTLVAPPMVHPHEQVAKSGPKVIEFVMTIEEKKMVIDDKGTTLQAMTFNGSMPGPTLVVHEGDYVEVTLVNPASNAMPHNVDFHAATGALGGAKLTNVNPGEQATLRFKADRSGTFVYHCAPEGMVPWHVVSGMSGTLMVLPRDGLKDPQGKPLHYDRAYTIGEFDLYIPKDGNGKYKDYATLAESYGDTVEVMRKLTPSHIVFNGKVGALTGDNALTAKVGETVLLIHSQANRDTRPHLIGGHGDWVWETGKFGNPPEKNLETWFIRGGSAGAALYTFKQPGVYAYLNHNLIEAFELGAAGHIKVEGKWNDDLMKQIKAPGPIPR; translated from the coding sequence ATGAACGCGTTGCGCCCCACCTTGCTTGCCGCGGCCCTGGTTTTCACGATGGCCGGGGGTCTGGCTTCCGCCCAGAATGCCGACAAGCTGCCGCGCGCCAAAGTCACGCTGGTCGCCCCGCCCATGGTTCACCCGCATGAGCAGGTGGCGAAGTCGGGACCGAAGGTGATCGAGTTCGTCATGACCATCGAGGAAAAGAAGATGGTCATCGACGACAAGGGCACGACCCTGCAGGCGATGACGTTCAACGGATCCATGCCCGGCCCGACCCTGGTGGTGCACGAGGGCGACTACGTGGAAGTGACGCTGGTCAATCCTGCCTCCAACGCCATGCCGCACAACGTCGACTTCCATGCCGCGACGGGCGCGCTGGGCGGCGCCAAGCTCACCAACGTGAACCCGGGCGAGCAGGCCACGCTGCGTTTCAAGGCGGACCGCAGCGGCACCTTCGTCTATCACTGCGCGCCCGAGGGCATGGTGCCCTGGCATGTGGTGTCGGGCATGAGCGGTACGCTGATGGTGCTGCCGCGCGACGGCCTGAAGGACCCGCAAGGCAAGCCTCTGCACTATGACCGCGCCTATACGATCGGCGAATTCGACCTGTATATCCCCAAGGACGGAAACGGCAAGTACAAGGACTACGCGACCCTGGCCGAAAGCTACGGCGATACGGTGGAAGTCATGCGCAAGCTGACGCCCTCGCACATCGTCTTCAACGGCAAGGTAGGCGCGCTGACCGGGGACAACGCGCTCACCGCCAAGGTCGGCGAGACGGTGCTGCTGATCCATTCGCAGGCCAACCGCGACACGCGTCCGCACCTGATCGGCGGCCACGGCGACTGGGTCTGGGAGACCGGCAAGTTCGGCAACCCCCCCGAGAAGAACCTGGAAACCTGGTTCATCCGGGGCGGCTCCGCGGGCGCGGCGCTCTACACCTTCAAGCAGCCCGGCGTGTACGCCTATCTGAACCACAACCTGATCGAAGCCTTCGAACTGGGCGCGGCCGGGCACATCAAGGTCGAAGGCAAATGGAACGACGACCTGATGAAGCAGATCAAGGCGCCGGGTCCGATCCCTCGCTGA
- a CDS encoding Crp/Fnr family transcriptional regulator, which translates to MPSPLCHALLRNLDLFRPLSDAQLDAALQGATPCRLEAGEVAYRQGADGAHFFVLLHGCLKVAQLTSEGEQVVVRYVNPGDMFGLACAMRQSCYPATVLAVQESVCLAWPAAAWEGFTASHPQLGAIALQTMGQRLQDAHLRIQELSTDEVEQRVARAILRLVQQSGEPMQDGIGISFPITRQDVAEMTGTTLHTVSRLLSDWKQRGIVTSGRKRIVLRSPAALARLSEHAQPAMDCSACLSCRDGSPAAEDSSAELAAH; encoded by the coding sequence ATGCCATCGCCTCTATGCCATGCACTGCTGCGCAACCTGGATCTGTTCAGGCCTTTGTCCGATGCGCAGCTGGACGCCGCGCTGCAGGGCGCCACGCCCTGCCGTCTTGAAGCCGGCGAGGTGGCGTACCGCCAGGGCGCCGACGGCGCCCACTTCTTCGTGCTGCTGCACGGCTGCCTGAAAGTCGCTCAGCTGACCTCGGAGGGCGAACAGGTCGTCGTGCGCTACGTCAATCCGGGCGACATGTTCGGACTGGCCTGCGCCATGCGGCAGTCCTGTTACCCCGCCACGGTGCTGGCCGTCCAGGAAAGCGTCTGCCTGGCCTGGCCGGCGGCCGCCTGGGAAGGCTTCACGGCCAGCCATCCGCAACTGGGCGCGATCGCGCTCCAGACCATGGGGCAGCGCCTGCAGGACGCGCACCTGCGCATCCAGGAACTGTCCACCGACGAGGTCGAGCAGCGCGTGGCGCGTGCGATCCTCCGGCTGGTCCAGCAATCCGGCGAGCCCATGCAGGACGGCATCGGCATCAGCTTTCCCATCACCCGGCAGGACGTGGCCGAAATGACCGGCACCACGCTGCACACCGTCAGCCGGCTGCTCAGCGACTGGAAGCAGCGCGGCATCGTGACCAGCGGGCGCAAGCGCATCGTGCTCCGATCGCCCGCCGCGCTGGCGCGCCTGTCCGAACACGCGCAGCCCGCCATGGATTGCTCGGCCTGCCTGTCCTGTCGGGACGGTTCGCCCGCCGCCGAGGACTCGTCCGCCGAGCTGGCCGCGCACTAG
- a CDS encoding formylglycine-generating enzyme family protein — protein MRFLPIAAAISLLLTACGPADRARVALPELTRLPPGEVSYQPPGEALRNGYPVTPAPITARHPRGVAIMTRQVSQAEYAACVNASACKPLDAAQRRASSPDLPAIGISWSDASAYAAWLSGATGQRFRLPDYGEWVYAAGEAYRDETPADLPDTGDPAQRWLAEYEQQSRRGGQAADTALRPFGAYGVNAAGLKDMAGSVWDWTSDCHSRRVLDAQADGGAVPAPGRNCGIRVAAGRHIAYLPDFIRDPKSGACSVGVPPANLGLRLVLDEG, from the coding sequence ATGCGCTTCCTGCCGATCGCCGCCGCCATTTCATTGCTGTTGACTGCTTGCGGGCCCGCAGACCGGGCCCGCGTTGCATTGCCGGAACTCACGCGCCTGCCGCCCGGAGAAGTCAGCTATCAGCCGCCGGGCGAGGCGTTGCGCAACGGCTATCCCGTGACGCCGGCGCCCATCACCGCCCGCCATCCGCGGGGCGTGGCCATCATGACGCGCCAGGTCAGCCAGGCGGAATACGCCGCGTGCGTGAACGCCAGCGCCTGCAAGCCGCTGGATGCGGCGCAACGCCGGGCGTCTTCACCGGATCTGCCCGCCATCGGCATCAGCTGGTCGGATGCGTCCGCCTACGCGGCGTGGCTGTCGGGCGCCACCGGCCAACGCTTCCGGCTGCCTGACTACGGCGAGTGGGTCTACGCCGCGGGCGAGGCCTATCGGGACGAAACGCCCGCGGACCTGCCCGACACCGGCGACCCCGCGCAGCGATGGCTGGCGGAATACGAACAACAGAGCCGCCGCGGCGGGCAGGCCGCCGATACGGCGTTGCGCCCGTTCGGCGCATATGGCGTCAACGCGGCGGGGTTGAAGGACATGGCGGGCAGCGTGTGGGACTGGACGTCCGACTGCCATTCGCGGCGGGTGCTGGATGCGCAGGCGGACGGCGGCGCCGTCCCGGCGCCAGGCCGGAATTGCGGCATACGCGTGGCGGCGGGCCGCCATATTGCGTATCTGCCCGATTTCATACGCGACCCCAAGAGCGGCGCGTGTTCGGTCGGCGTGCCGCCCGCCAACCTGGGCCTGCGCCTGGTGCTGGATGAGGGGTAG